Part of the Cryptosporangium arvum DSM 44712 genome, GCTCGACCGGCTGGCCGCGTTCGTCGGCCTGCTGCTGATCTCGCCGATCCTGGGCGTGGCGGCGCTGGCGATCAAGATCTCCGACCCCGGCCCGGTCTTCTTCCGGCAGGCTCGGGCCGGTCGTGGCGGCGAGACGATCCGGGTCTGGAAGTTCCGGACGATGTACGTCGACGCCGAACAACGCCTGGCCGAGCTGCTCGGCAGCAACGAGACCGACGGACTGCTGTTCAAGATGGCGAACGACCCACGGATCACCCGGGTCGGCCACTTCCTGCGCAAGACGTCGATCGACGAGCTGCCGCAGCTGATCAACGTGCTCCTCGGCGAGATGTCGCTCGTCGGTCCGCGTCCCTTGCCGGTGAAGAACGAGGAGTTCAACGGAGACGTCCGGCGCCGGATGCTGGTGCGGCCGGGCATCACCGGGCTCTGGCAGGTGTCGGGGCGGTCGAACCTCTCCTGGGAGGACGCGGTCCGGCTCGACCTGTACTACGTCGACAACTGGTCGCTCGCGTTCGACTTCATGATTCTGTACAAGACGCTCTTCGCCGTCATGAAGCGGGATGGGGCGTACTGACCGGTTCGCTCGCGCGGCCGACGTCACACACTCCATCATGAGCGGATGAGCAGCGCCGCTCCCGTGTCCCCGACCGCGGGTGCCGTCGCCGCGGTCGTTCTGGTTGCGGTCCTGCTGGGCGTCGCACTGGTCCTGCGGTCGCGGAAGCGACGGGTCATCGCGACGCCCACCCAGCGGGCGACCTACCAGGTCCTGCACGTCGCGAGCCTGGCCGCGCCGCCGCTGCGGTCGGGCCTGACCGAGGCGACCGCCGGGAAAGCGATCCGCCCGCTGCACCAGCTGCTGGGCGGCGCCGCGGTCGGCCTGGTCGCACCCGACCGTGTGCTGGCCTGGGACGGTCCCGGCGAGCACCACGCTCCGGCCGTGCTGAAGGCGCTCGAGGGAACCGGGCGGGTCGTCGCGCTGCACGCCGACGACCTGCTCTGCGATCTGCTCGAATGCCCGGTCCGGGGCGCGGTCGTCGTGCCGCTGTCGACCGGGGAGGACATGGCCGGCGCGCTCGTCGCGATCGTCGACACCGACCCGGTTCCCGGCCTGGTCCGGGCCGCGGTCGAGACCGCCGACTGGGTGTCGGCCCAGCTAGCCTTCGCCGAGCTGGACGTGTCCCGCGAGCGGCTGGCCGAGGCGCAACTGCGTGCACTGCGAGCCCAGATCAGCCCGCACTTCATCTACAACGCGCTGTCGGCGATCTCCGCGCTGGTGCGCACCGACCCGGATCGGGCCCGCGAGCTGATCGAGGAGTTCGCCGAGTTCGTCCGCTACAGCGTCCGAGCGCACGGCGAGTACACGACGCTCGCGGAGGAGCTGCGCTCGATCGACCGCTACCTGCTGATCGAGCGGGCCCGCTTCGGCGAGCGGCTCCAGGTGCGTCTGCAGGTCGCGCCCGAGGTGCTGCCGGTCGTCGTCCCGTACCTGTGCCTGCAGCCGCTGGTGGAGAACGCCGTTCAGCACGGGTTGGCGGGCAAGGCCGGCACCGGGACGGTAAGCATCATCGCGTCGGACGCGGGGTCGGAATGCCTGATCAGCGTCGAGGACGACGGCGTCGGCATGGACCCCGACCAACTGAAACGCACCGACGACAACCGGAGCGCCCACGTCGGCCTGACTAATGTGGACGACCGGTTGCGCTCGGTGTTCGGGCCGGGCTGTGGTCTGGTCGTCGAGACCGCGCCGGGCGCAGGCACGAAGGTGAGCATGCGGGTACCGAAATTCCAGCCGGGAGTCCGAGTGGTGAGTGGGTGGGCATCGTGAAGGGACTCCGTGTCCTCGCGGTCGACGACGAGCCGCTCCAGCTCGACGAGCTCGCGTACCTGCTCCGCGGCGACCAGGGCGTCGCGGAGGTCGTGACGGCCGGCGACACCACCGAGGCGCTCCGCCACCTCCGCGACCGAGGCGTGGACGTCGTGTTCCTCGACATCCGGATGCCGGGCCTGGACGGCATGGAGCTGGCGCGGTTGCTCGGGCGCTTCGCGTCGCCGCCGGCCGTGGTATTCGTCACCGCTCACGACGATCGCGCGGTCGACGCCTTCGACCTCGGCGCCGCCGACTACCTGCTGAAGCCCGTGCGCGCCGATCGGCTGGCCGAAGCCATCCGACGCGCGGCGCGGGCACGCGTGGCCAGCGCCGGTCAGCAGCCCCAGCCCGAGCCGGTCGCCGACGACGTGATCCCGGTGGAGCTGGCCGGCACCACCCGGATGCTTCCCCGCTCCTCGGTGCGGTGGGTCGAGGCGCACGGCGACTACGCCCGACTGCACACCTCCGACGGGAACCACCTGGTGCGGGTGCCGCTCTCGCTGCTGGCCGAACGCTGGGCCGACGCCGGATTCGTCCGCATCCACCGCTCCTACCTGGTGGCGCTCCGGGTGATCGCCGAGTTGCGGCTGGGCTCGAGCGGGTACGTCGTGGTCGTGGACGGCCGGGAGTTACCGGTCAGCCGCCGCCACACGCGTGAACTGAAGGATCGGCTGGTGCGTGCCGCGAAGACGGGATGGCGCTGAGGTGGCGGAGGAGCCGAAGATTCCCCAGCGGGTCCGCGTCGTGCTCGGCGACATGCCCCAGGCGCGCCGCACACCGCCGGTGCGTGCGGAGCTCGACCAGCAGACCGACGTCGGTGAGGTGCTGGTACGCGGGCTGGTGCGGGCCCAGCTCGGCCTCGCGGTGCGGATGGCCGCGCTGGTCGCGCTCACGGTCGGGTCGCTGCCGCTGGTGTTCGCGCTCTTCCCGGGGCTCGCCGAGACGACCCTCTTCGGGGTCCGGCTGCCCTGGCTGCTGCTCGGCGTCGCCGCCTATCCGCTGTTCGTCGGGGCCGGGTGGATCTACACCCGGGGTGCCGAGCGCAACGAGCGCGACTTCGTCGAGCTGGTCGAGAGATCATGACCGGGTGCCCCGGCGGCGTCCGCCGCT contains:
- a CDS encoding cofactor assembly of complex C subunit B, translated to MAEEPKIPQRVRVVLGDMPQARRTPPVRAELDQQTDVGEVLVRGLVRAQLGLAVRMAALVALTVGSLPLVFALFPGLAETTLFGVRLPWLLLGVAAYPLFVGAGWIYTRGAERNERDFVELVERS
- a CDS encoding sensor histidine kinase, with the translated sequence MSSAAPVSPTAGAVAAVVLVAVLLGVALVLRSRKRRVIATPTQRATYQVLHVASLAAPPLRSGLTEATAGKAIRPLHQLLGGAAVGLVAPDRVLAWDGPGEHHAPAVLKALEGTGRVVALHADDLLCDLLECPVRGAVVVPLSTGEDMAGALVAIVDTDPVPGLVRAAVETADWVSAQLAFAELDVSRERLAEAQLRALRAQISPHFIYNALSAISALVRTDPDRARELIEEFAEFVRYSVRAHGEYTTLAEELRSIDRYLLIERARFGERLQVRLQVAPEVLPVVVPYLCLQPLVENAVQHGLAGKAGTGTVSIIASDAGSECLISVEDDGVGMDPDQLKRTDDNRSAHVGLTNVDDRLRSVFGPGCGLVVETAPGAGTKVSMRVPKFQPGVRVVSGWAS
- a CDS encoding response regulator, which translates into the protein MVKGLRVLAVDDEPLQLDELAYLLRGDQGVAEVVTAGDTTEALRHLRDRGVDVVFLDIRMPGLDGMELARLLGRFASPPAVVFVTAHDDRAVDAFDLGAADYLLKPVRADRLAEAIRRAARARVASAGQQPQPEPVADDVIPVELAGTTRMLPRSSVRWVEAHGDYARLHTSDGNHLVRVPLSLLAERWADAGFVRIHRSYLVALRVIAELRLGSSGYVVVVDGRELPVSRRHTRELKDRLVRAAKTGWR